A section of the Nitrososphaerota archaeon genome encodes:
- a CDS encoding PAS domain S-box protein has product MKRIHKDEKQPDIHGLLLQAANALAESLDLQRTLNTLASITSQLTHCSRVTICLLENQNQDQTKFKLVASRKGYGILPPIGQSYEFNALTPKVRQAVETKKSMVVDYEEPGIARANKERADAIKARLLLVTPIVYNGEVIGFMSLDEPEQRRSFTTKEIRLIEGIASQAAVALNRAKLFEEHKQYDEALLKAKEETELDRKRLETILETIPSAVVILEKTGKIPYINKRAMQLYGLDGDKSSSDVYMKTIKVKTINGEPYPFDRNPAARALSGEVVRNEELIIQKADGALLPILASSAPIYNATGEVVSSIAVFEDISKPKQAEEALRKAHDELELRVRERTAELEKTNEALQQSEEKYRTLIDNIQDGVFIIQDRKVRFVNEVFAGLAGYTVEDVIGKDFWDFVAPEDRDMVVDRYWRRIGGKGTSEAQDVPREYEFNLIHKNGTTRFLVNVNVGVVNYQGKMTTIGTMKNVTEKKLEAQLLRAQRMESIGRLAGGIAHDLNNLLTPTTISLHLLKEKLTDEESKEVLNLLEKNTWRAADLMTKLLTFARGVEVDRKPLQLSQIICEIQKLIRETFPRNIEIRTRVQKDLWTTLGDSTQILQVIMNLCVNARDAMPKGGILTVSAENITINKNCSDVNSEAKPGQYVAITVSDTGTGIPDFVRERMFEPFFTTKDQSKGSGLGLSISLGVVKSHNGFINVFSEVGKGSEFKVHLPAYKATEELKHSKRGRGAEQARPARGQGAVILIVEDEPSVLKVTRMTLENQGYRTITATDGTKAVDAYSQNQDVVNAVLLDMMMPVMDGDTTIKALRKINPSVKIIAVSGFAKKDRYEKSIEDAQAFLMKPYTADELLKTINQVLTAQ; this is encoded by the coding sequence ATGAAGCGTATACACAAAGACGAGAAGCAACCGGATATCCATGGCCTCCTACTTCAGGCAGCAAACGCTCTGGCTGAATCACTGGATCTGCAGCGCACACTCAACACACTAGCCAGTATTACATCCCAGCTTACTCACTGCAGCCGTGTTACCATATGTCTACTTGAGAACCAAAACCAAGATCAGACAAAGTTCAAACTCGTAGCTTCGAGAAAAGGATATGGGATTCTACCTCCGATTGGCCAGTCTTACGAGTTCAACGCTTTAACTCCAAAGGTAAGACAGGCTGTAGAAACAAAGAAATCTATGGTTGTTGATTATGAAGAACCTGGAATAGCTCGGGCGAACAAAGAAAGAGCAGACGCCATTAAGGCTCGACTGCTTCTTGTTACACCTATTGTATACAACGGCGAAGTCATCGGCTTCATGTCTCTTGACGAGCCTGAGCAGCGAAGGAGTTTCACGACTAAAGAGATAAGACTGATTGAAGGAATAGCCTCTCAAGCGGCAGTCGCCCTTAACCGAGCTAAACTCTTTGAAGAGCACAAACAATACGATGAGGCTCTTCTTAAGGCTAAAGAAGAAACCGAGCTTGACAGAAAGCGTTTAGAGACTATACTAGAAACTATCCCCTCCGCTGTAGTTATTCTAGAAAAGACCGGTAAAATCCCGTACATCAATAAGCGCGCTATGCAGCTGTATGGGCTTGATGGCGATAAGTCTTCTTCAGACGTGTACATGAAGACGATAAAGGTGAAAACCATCAACGGAGAACCTTATCCGTTTGACCGGAATCCAGCCGCTCGCGCCTTAAGCGGTGAAGTGGTTCGAAACGAGGAGTTGATTATCCAGAAAGCTGACGGTGCACTTTTACCTATACTCGCAAGTTCAGCACCTATATACAACGCTACCGGCGAGGTAGTATCATCCATTGCTGTCTTTGAAGATATTTCTAAACCTAAGCAAGCTGAAGAGGCGCTGCGCAAAGCCCACGATGAGCTAGAACTGCGAGTTCGGGAGCGAACTGCAGAACTTGAAAAAACAAATGAAGCATTACAGCAGTCAGAGGAAAAATACCGCACATTAATCGACAACATTCAGGACGGGGTGTTCATTATTCAAGACCGTAAAGTACGGTTTGTCAATGAAGTGTTTGCCGGATTAGCCGGATACACTGTCGAGGATGTTATTGGGAAAGACTTCTGGGATTTTGTTGCCCCAGAAGATAGAGATATGGTCGTAGACCGTTACTGGCGAAGAATAGGTGGGAAAGGTACGTCAGAAGCGCAAGATGTGCCTCGAGAATATGAATTCAATCTGATACACAAAAACGGGACAACCAGATTTCTTGTCAACGTCAATGTTGGAGTTGTAAACTACCAAGGCAAAATGACTACTATTGGAACAATGAAGAACGTTACGGAGAAGAAGCTCGAAGCTCAGCTGCTCCGCGCCCAGAGGATGGAGAGCATCGGCAGATTAGCAGGTGGGATAGCGCATGATCTCAACAACCTACTGACACCCACCACTATCTCACTGCATCTACTGAAGGAGAAGCTCACAGACGAAGAGAGTAAGGAGGTGCTAAACCTTCTTGAGAAGAACACTTGGCGTGCAGCTGACCTGATGACTAAGCTGCTGACATTTGCACGAGGAGTAGAGGTGGACCGCAAACCACTCCAATTATCACAAATAATATGCGAGATCCAGAAACTCATTAGAGAAACGTTCCCAAGAAACATAGAAATCAGAACCCGCGTGCAAAAAGACCTATGGACTACCTTAGGAGATTCCACGCAGATACTTCAGGTCATTATGAATCTCTGCGTTAATGCTCGAGACGCCATGCCAAAAGGAGGTATCCTCACAGTTTCAGCGGAAAACATCACTATCAACAAAAACTGTTCGGATGTTAACTCTGAAGCTAAGCCCGGCCAATATGTTGCTATAACTGTCTCTGATACAGGTACAGGTATTCCTGACTTCGTCCGTGAGAGGATGTTTGAGCCGTTCTTCACAACCAAGGATCAGAGTAAGGGCTCCGGGCTCGGGCTGTCAATATCTCTGGGTGTAGTTAAGAGTCATAACGGCTTCATTAACGTGTTTAGTGAAGTAGGAAAAGGATCCGAGTTCAAGGTTCATCTACCCGCCTACAAGGCAACTGAAGAACTAAAACATAGTAAAAGGGGCAGAGGAGCAGAGCAGGCCAGACCGGCTAGAGGTCAAGGAGCAGTAATTCTCATCGTAGAGGATGAGCCTTCAGTACTCAAAGTTACAAGAATGACACTGGAAAACCAAGGATACAGGACAATTACAGCGACAGATGGAACCAAAGCTGTAGATGCATATTCACAGAATCAGGATGTGGTCAACGCCGTACTTCTAGACATGATGATGCCGGTAATGGATGGAGACACAACAATCAAAGCTCTGCGTAAAATCAACCCTAGCGTCAAGATAATAGCGGTGAGCGGCTTCGCCAAGAAAGACAGATACGAGAAGTCAATAGAGGATGCGCAAGCCTTCCTAATGAAGCCGTACACTGCCGATGAGCTGCTGAAGACCATCAATCAAGTATTGACCGCACAATAA
- a CDS encoding cupin domain-containing protein: MGLDPGKVSKLVEMIDYQEGSVVSRTVIEKKTGTVTLFAFDEHQGLSEHTAPFDALVYILDGEAVVIISGEAIKLKEGEAVIMPANVPHALKAVHRFKMMLTMIRS, encoded by the coding sequence ATGGGTCTTGATCCGGGGAAGGTGTCTAAACTTGTAGAGATGATCGATTACCAAGAAGGATCTGTTGTGAGCAGAACAGTCATTGAGAAGAAGACTGGAACCGTGACGCTGTTCGCTTTTGATGAGCATCAAGGGTTAAGCGAACACACGGCGCCGTTTGACGCGCTTGTCTACATTCTCGATGGGGAAGCTGTGGTGATTATTTCAGGTGAAGCCATTAAGTTGAAGGAGGGTGAAGCGGTCATTATGCCGGCTAATGTGCCGCATGCTCTGAAAGCAGTACATAGATTCAAGATGATGCTGACTATGATAAGATCGTAG